The genomic DNA TGCCTTTATGGGTTTTTCTGATAAATGTTCCGATGAATATGTATTCTTGGGAGGGACTAAGTTTCATAACAAGTGCAGCAGGTCATCCTGTGCGTCTGCATGCTCCAATTTTGATGTTGCAAAAATCTTTGTTAATGTTGACTTGTCGAAAGAGTTAACTAAAAAGACACcccatggattttaaaaaaataggttaacttttgtttttttgtttttttattttttttatatttaaattgactCCCTTctcaaaatattatcaaaactaGGTTGAACCATATTGTCCTAACATaacccatttaaaaaaaatcaaactaccACATTAGCCCAATTAATTTgatcaaaatatacatataaacaaaaataagccAGTTAAACTTAATTATTAATGTTTAGCACGAcctaattatcttatttttatagtttacaTTATCATTTTTTCAAACATGAAGTGATTAACTCTTCAGCTGACCGCATCCATAAGAGCAGCTCTACAAATATATAgcttaacaaaacaaaaaatggcatTACATCACTCTTATTCGAGAGGCTCTGGCAATAGACCCGTAAACCCCTCAGGTCGGGGACCAAAGAGGGTTAATAGTCCTCTTTTTAGTGAGGAGATACGAACCCCAAGCCTAAGGTGCAATACACTACACTACACTACTCTGATAAAAAATAGATATCAGCCAAACATCTTCTTTCAAacataaccaaacaacaacgaAGACCctaaatttcaacaaaaagtaCCCTAAACTCTCCGCatcagataaacaaaaaaaaagacaaacactATCAGTCTTCCAAGAGAAGATAGTTAACCAATTCTACGGATATGTTTTTATCATAGACCAAACTCACTGGGTCTGCTGAAGTTACAAAGCCCTGTTTTAGTCTCCTATATATGCTCAGGAAGTCACGGTACGGATCTTTCAGGTATCAAGCTGGTCTTCATCTTTCCTTCTCATCTCTACGATCTTTCTGTGCATATTTGAATGTACAGTTGGGACGAAGGTCGGGCTTGATGCTGGACGGTATTCTGGAAAAAGACGGCCTGATCTGAACCGTACTCCGCAAGCATTGCAGAGGGTTTTAGGTCCACGGGGTCCTTCCCTCCACTGCGGGGTCCTGGTTGTCTCGCAATGAGTGCATTTCCGGGCAGGACTCTTCTGTTTCTTGCGTTTATTCTTGGCAGAATTCTCAGAAGAGAGGTAAGTTTCAGATTCTGATTCATCCGGAACCAACTGCTGAGACATCTCTGCTCCAAGTCTCTGAATTCTGTTTTGGTTATGGGACAAGGCGGAACCGTTGGTGTTCTCGAGAACTGAGACTGGGCTTGTAGACTGAATTACCTTCAAGACTTTGACATCAGGAGGGGAGCTATCAACAGTAGACGAGACATCTGAAGAACTCGCCTGCTTCTGCACAGCATGAAGTCAGTCAAAGTAAACGAATCTAAACTCACTAACGTATTCAAATGCAtacaaaaagtaaagaaaaagaagacatgaTCTTCATCAGTTTCTCTCCTTACAAAACAGGATTTGATATGATGCCAATTATGGTTTGTCTCCCTCAAGTTAagtgagaaacaaagaaaatttgttCAGAATGAAGAGAGCCATAAGAAAAGTATACGCACTGATAGATTTAGAAAACAGTTTACTCCTTTGTTCCTCTCAAGACCAAGCACAGACACTACGCTAACCAAAGTAACTTTGTGTTTTACTAAAGAGAACCCCACAACTCTCCCTGCCAACGCAACCAGCCGAACCCTGAAGGCACACAGACACTCAACGCCCATACCTATCTAGCCatatcctatatatatagatagcaACTATTCCCATCCATGGACTTTTGACACATGAAAAGCTTAAGTGAAAGACCTAAGACACTGCACACTCTTTTCTCATATACCTTCAAAGACTTAACATATAAACTCTCGACTGCACCATCCTGAGGATTGCTTTCCTAAATGGGTAAGAAAATAGCAATTGTGTTTCAAACTCACAGAAGCATTAGCTAACACTGAGACA from Camelina sativa cultivar DH55 chromosome 7, Cs, whole genome shotgun sequence includes the following:
- the LOC104700698 gene encoding putative GATA transcription factor 13 isoform X2 — translated: MSNGSWLPEEDLKVLADNFFDTLVDHMDDFPLENIETADDDEEDRVAGFQNLGPPPFDVLASLYTELTCKASSSDVSSTVDSSPPDVKVLKVIQSTSPVSVLENTNGSALSHNQNRIQRLGAEMSQQLVPDESESETYLSSENSAKNKRKKQKSPARKCTHCETTRTPQWREGPRGPKTLCNACGVRFRSGRLFPEYRPASSPTFVPTVHSNMHRKIVEMRRKDEDQLDT
- the LOC104700698 gene encoding putative GATA transcription factor 13 isoform X1, giving the protein MSNGSWLPEEDLKVLADNFFDTLVDHMDDFPLENIETADDDEEDRVAGFQNLGPPPFDVLASLYTELTCKKQASSSDVSSTVDSSPPDVKVLKVIQSTSPVSVLENTNGSALSHNQNRIQRLGAEMSQQLVPDESESETYLSSENSAKNKRKKQKSPARKCTHCETTRTPQWREGPRGPKTLCNACGVRFRSGRLFPEYRPASSPTFVPTVHSNMHRKIVEMRRKDEDQLDT